Below is a genomic region from Fischerella sp. PCC 9605.
ACAGCCACCCCAATATAAGCAGGGCGAAGAAATTCGCGCCATTGGAGAGATTGCCGCCCATCAATAATTGCTGCAAAGGGAATAATACTCGTACGCTGCTTAACTGCTGCAAAGGCTTCGCCATAGCGCCAACCAAGACGGCGATCGCCATGCCAAACTCCAAACAAGTGGTGCAAAATCAATCCTAAAGAAGTGACAAGAGTAAATGTAGTACCCAGCCAGAGAGTGTGGGCAATACACCAAACGACCTGTCCGACCATTTGCGGATGACGGGTAATGCGAATAATTCCTGTTTCGTAGAGGTGGACTTGGGGCTTTTGAATGGCAGCAATTTCTAGTAGATTGAAAGTAGCAGGATACAAGAATAAAAAAGATATAGCCGACAGCACCCAAACAAAAGACTTTACCCAGGGTACACTTTGGGCTTGCCAAAGTTGTAAACCATCGTAGCGGTGGTTAAAAAAGTAAATAATCAATACTATAGCCAAAGGCAGGCTAACCAACGCAAAGATCGCACGATAAAGTCGTGGTCCAATATATTTTTCAGCCCAGGGTCGCAGCGCTGCTCCGCCGCTGTGAGCGATTGCAAAACCGAATTGTAGTCCCAACATTATAAAATGACTGGGGGTCAACCAAGGTGGCAGCATCATATACATAGGTGAAGTAATTTAAAGAAAGCTTAATTCAGTACAATCAATACCACAAAGTATTCAAAGGGGGACTTTAGTCAAGATGTTGTGTTACTGTCTTTTTCGGATAAAGCCTCCGAGTTTTAGATGCAATAAATTACGCATAGCCAGAACACTATGAATCGCTGGTTTATTGCCAATGCTGCTCCTTTCTTGTTTGTGGGTTGAGCCTTATGTCTGACCTTCCATTTACACTAGATCAGTTACGTATTCTCAAAGCGATCGCCGCAGAAGGGAGCTTCAAGCGTGCCGCTGATAGCCTCTACGTTTCCCAACCTGCCGTGAGCTTGCAAGTACAAAACCTAGAACGGCAATTAGATGTTCCCCTATTTGACCGTGGAGGACGTCGCGCCCAATTGACCGAAGCAGGACATTTACTGCTGAGCTATGGTGAAAAAATCCTCAGCTTGTGTCAGGAAACCTGCCGCGCCATTGAGGATCTACAAAATCTCCAAGGCGGTACGTTAATTGTCGGCGCTTCTCAAACTACCGGTACTTATCTTTTGCCCCGGATGATCGGGTTGTTCCGACAAAAATACCCAGATGTGGCGGTGCAATTGCACGTCCACTCT
It encodes:
- a CDS encoding NnrU family protein; the encoded protein is MMLPPWLTPSHFIMLGLQFGFAIAHSGGAALRPWAEKYIGPRLYRAIFALVSLPLAIVLIIYFFNHRYDGLQLWQAQSVPWVKSFVWVLSAISFLFLYPATFNLLEIAAIQKPQVHLYETGIIRITRHPQMVGQVVWCIAHTLWLGTTFTLVTSLGLILHHLFGVWHGDRRLGWRYGEAFAAVKQRTSIIPFAAIIDGRQSLQWREFLRPAYIGVAVFVLLLWWSHPLLLVATSRVQW